The following nucleotide sequence is from Nitrososphaerota archaeon.
CAAACCCTTTCTGCCACGTAAGTCTCCCTACAGTTGTTACAAGCTTCTCGTCAATCCCGACACCCCATCTTTTTCTCACATCACCTTTGTCTATATTTTGATCAAACTTTGACAGATCTATCGCGTTGTAGATCGTTCGAACCTTGTCGGGTGGCAGGTTGAAGGTTGAGGCAACATGGCTCTTCATGAATTTACTTACAGTGATGACGGAGGTGGACTCGAATGCCCCCCACCACTCTAGACTGTGCACCATCACCGACTCAGGTGAGGTTGATCCGGAGGAACGCATCTTCTCTGTGCTGTGAAAAGTCATCACCAACGGTGTCCTCAGCAGATGCTTTGTCGCGATACCCGCTGGGACTGTGAGCCAATCATGGCAGTGAATAATATCGGGTTTTCCGAATTTGTGGCTGATATCCCCTATCTTTCTCTCAAATGCGTTGTTGAAGAGCAGCACCCAAGTTTGAAAGTTAGGTGAAGGGACCTCAACAGGTACCCTGTGAATGTGGTATCCGTCAAGATACTCGTAAGGCGCAGTGTTCGGGAAGTCCAATGTTATGATGTGAACCTCGTTTCCAACTTTGGCGAGCGCTTGGCTTAACCCTTCTACATGTCTAGAGATTCCGCCGATTATTCGTGGAGGAAACTCCCAGCTCAAAATGAATATTCTCATCTAGGCAGCATCCGTTGTATATTACAGCGAGGTTGCGGTAATCTTTAACCGTTCGTGGTCAAACTCGGTTGAATAGTTCAGCCACTCCTTAATCGTTCTCTGAAGTTCCGACCTAAGCCTTCTGC
It contains:
- a CDS encoding glycosyltransferase family 4 protein; protein product: MRIFILSWEFPPRIIGGISRHVEGLSQALAKVGNEVHIITLDFPNTAPYEYLDGYHIHRVPVEVPSPNFQTWVLLFNNAFERKIGDISHKFGKPDIIHCHDWLTVPAGIATKHLLRTPLVMTFHSTEKMRSSGSTSPESVMVHSLEWWGAFESTSVITVSKFMKSHVASTFNLPPDKVRTIYNAIDLSKFDQNIDKGDVRKRWGVGIDEKLVTTVGRLTWQKGFDNLIKAFPTVLKEKPNSRLMIIGDGYMRLELENLSRTLGIRDKVIFTGFVNDTELLADMKAADLMVIPSRFEPFGMVALEGMAAGVPVVVSGIEGLSEIVEQGVDGLYVNQNDVNDISQVIIKALSDDSLREKLSANARERVKQFSWDAISRKTMTTYHGAIEDVKFE